One window of the Benincasa hispida cultivar B227 chromosome 3, ASM972705v1, whole genome shotgun sequence genome contains the following:
- the LOC120073598 gene encoding uncharacterized protein LOC120073598, with product MLTAQSRQKSYADVRCKDLEFEVGGKMFLKVALMKGVLRFGRRDKLNPRFIEPFEILERVGTVAYWLALPPSLSIVHNVFHVFMLRKYVADSSHVVDYEPFHLNENLSYEEEPIQILAREVIVFRNKEIALVKVLWQNHQFEEATWEREDNMRAHCPELFQD from the coding sequence ATGTTGACGGCTCAAAGTAGGCAGAAAAGTTACGCTGATGTTAGGTGTAAGGATCTGGAGTTTGAGGTAGGTGGAAAGATGTTTCTGAAAGTGGCACTTATGAAGGGGGTGTTGAGATTTGGCAGGAGGGATAAGTTGAACCCTCGGTTCATTGAGCCATTTGAGATCTTAGAGCGGGTTGGCACTGTAGCCTACTGGCTGGCTTTGCCCCCATCCCTTTCTATAGTTCacaatgtttttcatgttttcatgttGAGGAAGTACGTAGCAGACTCATCTCATGTTGTGGATTATGAGCCTTTTCATTTAAATGAGAACCTGAGCTACGAAGAGGAGCCCATTCAAATCCTAGCTAGGGAAGTGATAGTTTTTCGCAATAAGGAGATCGCTTTGGTGAAGGTCCTTTGGCAGAATCATCAGTTCGAGGAAGCAACGTGGGAGCGCGAGGACAACATGAGGGCACATTGTCCCGAGCTTTTTCAGGATTAG